The nucleotide window CTCGTTGCTCTGGTCCATCCGTGTTTCTACGAAGAGTGACTGGACCTTGTAGCCCAAGGACTGCATGCGGCGGATGGGAAGCTCCAAGGTATCCTCGATCGCCAGGATGCGCTGGGAGAGGGGGAACTCAAACATCATGGCCGAGAGCAGGGACGATTTGCCGGCCCCTCGGGCGCCGCAGATGAGCATGGTACTACGTCCGTCCATGAGGAAGGAGAGGAGGCCGGCGGTCCCGGCGTCCATAGACCCGTTGGCGGCGAGCTTCAGCAGGGTCCACGGGGTCCTCGAGTGCCTTCGTAGGGCGACTGCCGTCCCTCCGGGGGATAGGGGCGGTCCGATGATGGTGGCCCTGGACTCCTGTCCCTCGATATCGGTCTCCATGACAGGGTAGGCCTCGGAGAACGGTCGGCCGCTCGACTGTCTAAGCCGGGAGGCCAGCTTGGCGACCTCACCCTCGGAAACGGTTATGTTGGTCAGGCACCGGCAAACCGCGTTGACCCCGGATATGCCGTTGACGGTGACATGCACGGGATTGTCCTCGGACGGCGCGTCGACGTAGACGTCCTCGATCCGGTCGTCGGCGAGGAGGATCTCGAACAGGCCGAGGCCAACGGTGTAGCGGGCCACGATATCGGACAGCCTGGCGATCATCTTCTCCCGCTCCTCGATGTTGCCTCCGAGGTCGAGGCCACCTCCCGTACTCAGGTTGCGGAGGAGGCGGGCGGAGCTGGAGGTGACATGGGATCGCAGTTCGTCCATGGATATGCTGAGCGAGGGTGGGGGGAGGAAGGAGATGCGCTGGATAGCCTTGGACAGGCCGGATACCCAGCTGTCAGGGAGGCCGTACTCCCAAGGCGTGACGTGGTACAGCATGCCGGTCCCGTCGCCGGTGGAGGCGATCGTGACCCTGGCCCCGGCGATCTCGTAGGTCTCCACCGCCCTGCTCCCAGAGGGCAGGGAGGTTCCGATCCAGCACCCCGAGAACCCCGGACGCCGAATCGCTCGCTCCCGGAACAGCATGGCCAGTGCTCGTCCTACAGGGTCACCGGGATCGGAAGTGGGACGGGGGGCTCGGACCAGGACCCTAGTGTTCATCGGACCTCACCACTCGGTAGGCGGCCTTGTTGATCACGATCCCGGCCTGTTCGAGCAGGAGCTTGGCATGGTCGAGGTTGGAGCGCATGGAACGGACGCATTGCTCGCAGGCCCGCCCGTGGCCGCCGGATGGGCGGGTGTACCTGGTATCGAGCTCGGGAGCGGCCTGGGGGAGGCAGTCCACGACCCGCGAGATGACCGTGCGGGGATTGGAGAGGCAGGAGGAACAGTCCTCGAACGGTTGCTGGAAGCTTATGCCGTTGGCGAACCTAGCAATGTCTCCCAGTCCAGAGAGGACGTCGACACATTCCTGGTCATACACGACCTCCCAGTCCCGGCAGAGCATGACCCCGTGGATGCCGGAGGCCTCGGCGGACATCAGCCTGATGATGCCCTTTAAGCACCGCTGGTCGGTCAGGTCCTGCTTCTGACGGCATCCGTGGCAGTCGACGACGAGAACGCCCCGTTCCCGGTGCCCGGCGCAGGTCGGATGCATCGGTTTTCTCTCCGGGGGGCGGCTCCTAGCTCTTTTCGAGAAAAGATCGATCCTCATGGTCCCGCTCCTCCCACGGCGGATGAGGTCATCCTTGTTGATGCTACAATGATGCTACGGTGGCCCCCTGGTGGCTCGTGGGAATGCTATTCCGACGATGAGGTTATCGCCCCATGATCGATCGCAATAGAGGTTATATCGGACCCACCGTATTGCAAATGCATGGAAGTGCTCGCCCCCGCCGGGTCCAAAGAGTCGTTCAAGGCCGCCCTGGCCGGCGGTGCCGATGCTATCTACCTCGGCGGCAAGCTGTTCGGGGCCCGGCGCTTCGCTCAAAACTTCTCCGACCCGGAACTAGCCGGAGCGGTTAGGCTGGCCCACTCCCGCGGGGTCAAGGTGTACGTGACGGTGAACGTGCTGATCAAGGAGCGGGAGCTCCCCTTGGCCTACGACTACCTCGATGTGCTGGACCGCATCGGAGTGGATGCGGTCATCGTGCAGGACCGCGGCCTTGCCCGACTCATTCTGGACAATTACGGAATGCCGGTGCACGCCTCGACCCAGATGGGGATCCACTCTCCTGAGGATGCCCGGTGGGCGGAGAGCATGGGGATGAAGAGGGCCATACTGGCCCGGGAGCTTGGCCTCGAAGAAGTGGAGAGGGTACGAAGCGCGAGCAACATCGGGATCGAGGTGTTCATCCACGGGGCGCTGTGCTACGCCTTCTCAGGCCAATGCCTCTTCTCCTCGGTGCTGGGGGGCCGCTCGGGTAACCGGGGAATGTGTGCTCAGCCCTGCCGGAAGCGCTACACCCTGGGGAAGGAGACGGCATACCTGCTGTCCACCGCCGACCTGTTCTCGGTGGACGCTCTTCCCGCACTGATGCGGATGGGTGTGGAGGCGGTCAAGATCGAGGGTCGGCTGCGCTCCCCTACCTATGTCTACCTGGCGTCCAAGGTATACAAGGCGGCGGTGGAGCGCGCATCCCGAGGCGAAGAGGAACTGATCACTCCGCGCGAAAGGGAACTGCTCTCCGTAGCCTTCAACAGAGGATTCAGCTCGGGATACCTGTTGACGGACAAGGTTATGCAGCGCTCTTACCCAGAATCCCGGGGGCTGCCCCTGGGGACCGCACGTTCCGAGGGCCGCACGGTCAGGGTCCACGGCGCCATGCAGGAGGGGGATGGCATCACTTTCTACCGCGACGGAGAGAAGATCGGAGGCTTCGAGGTCCGTGCTCCCCGCCGGGAGGGCGACCAGACCGTTGTCGCCTCCCCCTTCCGGCTGGAATTAGGCGAGTACGCCGCCTACAAGACCAAGGACCGGGAGTTCCCGGCCATCGAGAGGGAGATCTCCGCGATCCCCATTTCTGATTCCCAGGTCAAACGGCGCCGCACCCATCTTGACCTCCCGACGGTGGAACGACCTCCGCGCCAGGGGGAGCTCTCATTCTACATCTCATCGATTCCATCGCTGGAGGCGGTCCTGCCATGCGCGGGGAGGGTGTACTTCGATGCCGGCCCTCACCTGGAGGAGGCGATCGAGCGGTGCCGAGCCTCGGGGGTGGAGATCGTGGCCAACCTGCCTCGGGTGACCATGAAGGTCCCCCCCATGCCCTCTGTACCGCTGATGGTCAGCTCCCCAGGGCAGGCTTTTGCCTTCCCCGACCGCCGCCTGTATGGCTCGTACTTCATGAATGTCTTCAACTCCCTGAGCAAGCCGGAGCTGTACCAGAGCACCCTTTCAGTAGAGCTTTCCAGGGACGACCTGAAGGATCTAACCGCGCACCACCGCGGCCGGCTGGAGGTCATGGTCTTCGGACGGGTGGAACTCATGGTTACTCGCGATCCCTCACTATCAGAGGGCACGCTTATCGATGAGCGAGGGGCACGGTTCCCGGTGTTCCGCGACCATTGCGGCTACGCTCACATCCTCAACTCCTCGGACCTCTTCCTCCTGGACTTCCTGGGCGAACTGGACCGCATGGGCATTGACTCCTACGGCATCGACCTGAGGCAGCGCCCCGCCGACCT belongs to Methanomassiliicoccus sp. and includes:
- a CDS encoding type II/IV secretion system ATPase subunit, encoding MNTRVLVRAPRPTSDPGDPVGRALAMLFRERAIRRPGFSGCWIGTSLPSGSRAVETYEIAGARVTIASTGDGTGMLYHVTPWEYGLPDSWVSGLSKAIQRISFLPPPSLSISMDELRSHVTSSSARLLRNLSTGGGLDLGGNIEEREKMIARLSDIVARYTVGLGLFEILLADDRIEDVYVDAPSEDNPVHVTVNGISGVNAVCRCLTNITVSEGEVAKLASRLRQSSGRPFSEAYPVMETDIEGQESRATIIGPPLSPGGTAVALRRHSRTPWTLLKLAANGSMDAGTAGLLSFLMDGRSTMLICGARGAGKSSLLSAMMFEFPLSQRILAIEDTLELPIRRMQSLGYKVQSLFVETRMDQSNEEAADQALRVSLRLGESAIVLGEVRGREAQTLYQSMRAGRAGSSVLGTIHGDSASSVYDRVVHDMGIPKEAFLATDVVLTMGLSRPGGGSRPVRRLIEVAECREEDGCVTFNQLLRPGSFTEGIVTSRMVARIAGSWGITLTEAAANIQARSDMRQALLDAAADRGVQYLEPEWVCRCNEYLWNRLDAGDRDYERIAADFRLSVQGR
- a CDS encoding U32 family peptidase, with amino-acid sequence MEVLAPAGSKESFKAALAGGADAIYLGGKLFGARRFAQNFSDPELAGAVRLAHSRGVKVYVTVNVLIKERELPLAYDYLDVLDRIGVDAVIVQDRGLARLILDNYGMPVHASTQMGIHSPEDARWAESMGMKRAILARELGLEEVERVRSASNIGIEVFIHGALCYAFSGQCLFSSVLGGRSGNRGMCAQPCRKRYTLGKETAYLLSTADLFSVDALPALMRMGVEAVKIEGRLRSPTYVYLASKVYKAAVERASRGEEELITPRERELLSVAFNRGFSSGYLLTDKVMQRSYPESRGLPLGTARSEGRTVRVHGAMQEGDGITFYRDGEKIGGFEVRAPRREGDQTVVASPFRLELGEYAAYKTKDREFPAIEREISAIPISDSQVKRRRTHLDLPTVERPPRQGELSFYISSIPSLEAVLPCAGRVYFDAGPHLEEAIERCRASGVEIVANLPRVTMKVPPMPSVPLMVSSPGQAFAFPDRRLYGSYFMNVFNSLSKPELYQSTLSVELSRDDLKDLTAHHRGRLEVMVFGRVELMVTRDPSLSEGTLIDERGARFPVFRDHCGYAHILNSSDLFLLDFLGELDRMGIDSYGIDLRQRPADLCSLVAKAFHRRDLRSKDRIKRRVGSITAGHYLRGVQ